One Streptomyces coeruleorubidus DNA segment encodes these proteins:
- a CDS encoding extracellular solute-binding protein: MRARIRTARKAMVLAAAASLGAGLLAGCADDGKDDGSDSSNGGGKGKTTITLGLFGTMGFKEAGLYSEYEKLNPNIKIAENVVERNENYYPALLNHLTTNSGLQDVQAVEVGNIAEIVNTQAAKLEDLSKVSGVNKSDWLDWKWQQATTKDNQTIALGTDVGPMAICYRTDMFKQAGLPTDPAEVAKLWAGDWAKLVAAGERYQGKAPKGTTFMDSPGGLLNAILSSEKEKFYDSSGKVIYKTNPAVKKAFDLTAEAAEKGLLGAQTQFQPAWDQTIANNKFAAMACPPWMLGYIKGKSKPDAKGKWNVAVAPQSGNWGGSFLAVPKNGKNVEEAKKLVAWLTAPEQQAKLFKVQGSFPSAQAAYDMPEVTGAVNDMTGDAPIGKIFSEAAKQIPLQPIGPKDQIIQQGLTDNGVILVTKGKSAEEAWKTATKTIDNNLDQ, encoded by the coding sequence ATGCGAGCACGCATCCGAACCGCCCGCAAGGCGATGGTCCTCGCGGCCGCCGCGTCGCTGGGCGCCGGGCTGCTGGCCGGCTGTGCCGACGACGGCAAGGACGATGGCTCCGACTCGTCGAACGGCGGCGGCAAGGGCAAGACCACGATCACCCTGGGGCTTTTCGGCACCATGGGCTTCAAGGAAGCCGGGCTCTACAGCGAGTACGAGAAGCTCAACCCCAACATCAAGATCGCCGAGAACGTCGTCGAGCGGAACGAGAACTACTACCCGGCGCTGCTCAACCACCTCACCACCAACAGTGGTCTGCAGGACGTCCAGGCCGTCGAGGTCGGGAACATCGCCGAGATCGTGAACACCCAGGCGGCCAAGCTCGAGGACCTCTCCAAGGTTTCGGGAGTGAACAAGAGCGACTGGCTGGATTGGAAGTGGCAGCAGGCCACGACCAAGGACAACCAGACGATCGCCCTCGGCACGGACGTCGGTCCGATGGCCATCTGCTACCGCACGGACATGTTCAAGCAGGCCGGTCTGCCCACCGACCCGGCGGAGGTCGCCAAGCTGTGGGCGGGCGACTGGGCCAAGCTCGTGGCGGCCGGTGAGCGGTACCAGGGCAAGGCCCCCAAGGGCACCACCTTCATGGACTCCCCCGGTGGTCTGCTCAACGCGATCCTGAGCAGTGAGAAGGAGAAGTTCTACGACTCCTCCGGCAAGGTCATCTACAAGACGAACCCGGCCGTCAAGAAGGCCTTCGACCTGACCGCGGAGGCCGCCGAGAAGGGCCTGCTCGGCGCACAGACGCAGTTCCAGCCGGCCTGGGACCAGACGATCGCCAACAACAAGTTCGCCGCGATGGCCTGCCCGCCGTGGATGCTGGGTTACATCAAGGGCAAGTCGAAGCCGGACGCCAAGGGCAAGTGGAACGTGGCCGTGGCGCCCCAGTCCGGCAACTGGGGCGGCAGCTTCCTCGCGGTGCCGAAGAACGGCAAGAACGTCGAGGAGGCCAAGAAGCTGGTCGCGTGGCTGACCGCGCCCGAGCAGCAGGCGAAGCTGTTCAAGGTGCAGGGCAGCTTCCCGAGCGCGCAGGCCGCGTACGACATGCCCGAAGTGACCGGCGCCGTCAACGACATGACCGGTGACGCCCCGATCGGCAAGATCTTCTCCGAGGCCGCCAAGCAGATCCCCCTCCAGCCGATCGGCCCGAAGGACCAGATCATCCAGCAGGGTCTGACGGACAACGGCGTCATCCTCGTCACGAAGGGCAAGTCCGCGGAGGAGGCCTGGAAGACGGCGACCAAGACCATCGACAACAACCTGGACCAGTGA
- a CDS encoding carbohydrate ABC transporter permease, whose amino-acid sequence MTTTVTPPETTPAKAAKRPRLPKSARAGGQLHGGPIAYAILILFTIVSLFPLVWTAIAASRDNQRLAQTPPPFWFGSNLFNNLEIAWKDANLGEAFFNTTLVAGISALTIVCLSTIAGFAFAKLRFKGRNALMLIVIGTMMVPPQLSVIPLYMMVAKLDWTDQLQAVIFPSLVSAFGVFFMRQYLIQALPDEIIEAARVDGASSWRVVWHVVFPTARPAMAVLGMLMFVQTWNDFLWPFLVLTQTGNPTVQVAVAGLGRGYTPDQSLIMAGALLGTLPLLLVFAIFGKQIVGGIMQGAVKG is encoded by the coding sequence GTGACGACGACTGTGACGCCCCCCGAGACCACGCCCGCCAAGGCGGCGAAGCGTCCGCGCCTGCCGAAGTCCGCGCGGGCCGGCGGGCAACTGCACGGCGGCCCGATCGCGTACGCGATCCTCATCCTGTTCACCATCGTCTCGCTGTTCCCGCTGGTGTGGACGGCGATCGCCGCCTCGCGCGACAACCAGCGCCTGGCGCAGACCCCGCCGCCGTTCTGGTTCGGCTCCAACCTGTTCAACAACCTGGAGATCGCCTGGAAGGACGCCAACCTGGGCGAGGCGTTCTTCAACACCACGCTGGTGGCGGGGATCTCGGCGCTGACCATCGTCTGCCTGTCGACGATCGCCGGGTTCGCCTTCGCCAAGCTGCGCTTCAAGGGCCGTAACGCGCTGATGCTGATCGTGATCGGCACGATGATGGTGCCGCCGCAGCTGAGCGTGATCCCGCTGTACATGATGGTCGCCAAGCTCGACTGGACGGACCAGTTGCAGGCGGTGATCTTCCCCTCGCTGGTGAGCGCGTTCGGTGTGTTCTTCATGCGGCAGTACCTGATCCAGGCGTTGCCGGACGAGATCATCGAGGCCGCCCGGGTCGACGGGGCGAGCAGTTGGCGCGTGGTCTGGCACGTGGTGTTCCCCACCGCGCGGCCCGCGATGGCCGTGCTGGGCATGCTGATGTTCGTGCAGACCTGGAACGACTTCCTGTGGCCGTTCCTGGTCCTGACGCAGACCGGCAACCCGACCGTGCAGGTCGCGGTCGCGGGCCTGGGCCGCGGCTACACCCCCGACCAGTCCCTGATCATGGCGGGCGCGCTGCTCGGCACGCTGCCGCTGCTGCTGGTCTTCGCGATCTTCGGCAAGCAGATCGTGGGCGGCATCATGCAGGGCGCCGTCAAGGGCTGA
- a CDS encoding trypsin-like peptidase domain-containing protein, whose protein sequence is MTANADRGLRPERVAEIIVGLPGAGRRGSGYLVAPGRVLTAAHVVEGASGIRVRFQADRPGERIVEAAVEWAHAAIDVAVLAVPESHIGNVPPVSYGRVGEQDAVIRCTAMGFPRFKLRTDTTGARFRDAEHVHATCAVLSNRREGTLDLGVTPPPAEDPDPERDAWEGMSGAAVFSGGLLVGVVTRRHRGDGPGRIAASRVDRWAYGVDSSQRAELERLLGHGVGHGALTSAAPTTGLDLIQEVYRAHLADIAPELLKERETELADLVSFCAGPEPYLWLQGPPWAGKTALAAWFALHPPRGVVPVWFFITARHASQSDGDAYTAAVIDQLAALAGREPSGTGSPTARDGERRLLLRQAAERVAHDGGTLLLVVDGLDEDQSLTPGGTGTSIASLLPERPPPGVRVLVTSRVGPGLPADVKGGHPLRSCRAVGLSATAASRHTEHETKYDLGEALSGDRLQRDLVGLLTAARGTLTVDDLRELTGEPAYELRRRLGSAFGRILRLRGDVGGMGGGGGPEGYGDDLALYTSTRGYLFAHETLLTTAQEELGPDLGAYLERLHAWADSYDKRGWPEETPLYLLQPYGRLLVFLGEAGRLTDLAVDARRRDRLREATGSDAACLAEIAAARETVRRVSPDDLGALAALAVAGDLVAQRNKNLHPDIPAVYARLGRVRHAIGLARSVFEPLDRLRALAAVARVLAEAGDRRAVGLAREAVRLTREEAKTSSDRGHPHCMAAHGVLAMALARSGRADEAVRALCELPRPTNGQSTEAFVEALLGTALALRDPVRGAEVLRLAERAAETVWPRTDRVPVLVTVAEAWAAAGSPDDASRLYDFVTELSRRRAGDPGNLPAVAAQALRGARPGDAEALASLAAAALDGRAQPRDVWQLQDVARGLAATGGLAEAQRLVGSMVLAPDPVQIRARRDLWLDIVIGWARAGRAAQAWKAIQEGAQRGYVTSGRGTVGHAVRLLAAAGHADDLEELLLHSGDFDEREVMAEAYAALAAHVAADHPERSLRLLRHAEHGDRTSGTSTSIARDVGLGTFAGALAAIGRPDDAERLLEAVGLPMMRSWGCAVASLALVRADRDRAVRFAERAYDLAFAPDFLQMSQTVMVTALQAMAGVGAAERVLEVVEKLPKSGAVLEAGNRDDVWAAVVEGLWPHARGPARRWLDSVLPDLRDATVFRLVRILVAVGRHDPELGARIGRLLRDRAADRSRREELEDHDQAMLTLAVLADDPAAAHDLDTMAHRHGEWPAPTRVTAVLALGHAALGDHETARSIALRPRSDRERAEACAHLAAYTACVHDEVTAGPFIGGPLLVPPAARRLAALLLPPPSGPDIPRARALLAEALIPEGWDEAAPVLAALDPAAVLRARNVLFAHLGLGN, encoded by the coding sequence TTGACGGCGAACGCTGACCGGGGGCTGCGGCCGGAACGGGTCGCGGAGATCATCGTCGGCCTGCCCGGCGCAGGCCGCCGTGGCTCGGGGTATCTCGTCGCGCCGGGACGGGTCTTGACGGCTGCGCACGTCGTCGAGGGCGCGTCGGGCATCCGCGTCCGGTTCCAGGCAGACCGGCCGGGGGAGCGGATCGTCGAGGCGGCGGTGGAATGGGCGCACGCGGCGATCGACGTGGCGGTGCTCGCGGTTCCCGAGAGCCACATCGGCAACGTACCGCCGGTGTCGTACGGCCGTGTCGGTGAGCAGGACGCGGTGATCCGGTGCACCGCGATGGGCTTTCCGCGCTTCAAACTCCGTACCGACACCACCGGTGCGCGGTTCCGGGACGCCGAGCACGTCCACGCGACCTGCGCGGTGCTGTCCAACCGGCGTGAGGGGACGCTGGACCTGGGCGTCACCCCACCGCCCGCCGAGGACCCCGACCCCGAGCGGGACGCGTGGGAGGGCATGTCCGGCGCGGCGGTCTTCAGCGGCGGCCTGCTGGTCGGCGTCGTCACGCGCCGCCACCGCGGGGACGGTCCGGGCCGGATCGCCGCAAGCCGGGTGGACCGCTGGGCGTACGGCGTGGACTCCTCCCAACGGGCGGAACTGGAGCGGCTGTTGGGGCACGGAGTCGGCCACGGCGCACTGACCTCGGCCGCGCCGACGACCGGTCTCGACCTCATCCAGGAGGTCTACCGCGCCCACCTCGCGGACATCGCGCCGGAGCTTTTGAAGGAGCGGGAGACGGAGCTCGCGGACCTGGTCTCCTTCTGCGCGGGCCCGGAACCGTACCTCTGGCTCCAGGGGCCCCCATGGGCCGGCAAGACGGCGCTGGCGGCGTGGTTCGCCCTCCATCCGCCGCGCGGAGTCGTACCGGTCTGGTTCTTCATCACCGCGCGCCACGCGAGCCAGTCCGACGGCGACGCGTACACCGCGGCCGTCATCGACCAGCTCGCCGCCCTCGCGGGCCGCGAACCGAGCGGCACCGGCTCCCCGACCGCCCGCGACGGCGAACGCCGGCTGCTGCTGCGTCAGGCGGCGGAGCGGGTGGCACACGACGGCGGCACGCTGCTCCTGGTGGTGGACGGCCTGGACGAGGACCAGTCCCTCACCCCCGGCGGCACCGGCACGAGCATCGCCTCCCTCCTGCCCGAACGCCCCCCGCCGGGCGTCCGCGTCCTGGTCACCAGCCGCGTCGGCCCCGGCCTCCCGGCCGACGTCAAGGGCGGACACCCGCTGCGCTCCTGCCGGGCGGTGGGGCTGTCGGCCACGGCCGCCTCCCGCCACACCGAGCACGAGACCAAGTACGACCTGGGGGAAGCACTTTCCGGCGACCGCCTCCAGCGCGACCTCGTCGGCCTCCTCACCGCCGCACGCGGCACGCTCACGGTCGACGACCTGCGCGAACTCACCGGCGAGCCGGCGTATGAGCTGCGTCGGCGGTTGGGGAGCGCGTTCGGTCGGATCCTGCGGCTGCGCGGTGACGTCGGCGGCATGGGAGGCGGCGGCGGACCCGAGGGCTACGGCGACGACCTGGCCCTGTACACCTCCACCCGCGGGTATCTCTTCGCCCACGAAACGCTTCTCACCACCGCCCAGGAGGAACTCGGGCCGGACCTGGGCGCCTACCTGGAGCGTCTGCACGCGTGGGCGGACTCCTACGACAAGCGCGGCTGGCCGGAGGAGACCCCCCTGTACCTGCTCCAGCCGTACGGCCGTCTCCTCGTGTTCCTCGGGGAGGCGGGCCGACTCACGGACCTGGCCGTCGATGCCCGGCGCCGTGACCGGCTGCGGGAGGCCACGGGGAGCGATGCGGCGTGCCTCGCGGAGATCGCGGCGGCGAGGGAGACGGTGCGGCGGGTCTCTCCCGACGACCTGGGGGCCTTGGCGGCGCTCGCGGTGGCGGGGGACCTGGTGGCCCAGCGCAACAAGAACCTGCATCCGGACATTCCGGCGGTGTACGCCCGGCTGGGACGAGTGCGGCACGCCATCGGGCTGGCCCGCAGTGTCTTCGAGCCGCTCGACCGGCTGCGGGCACTGGCCGCGGTGGCGCGTGTGCTGGCGGAGGCGGGGGACCGGCGGGCGGTGGGACTGGCGCGGGAGGCGGTGCGGCTGACGAGGGAGGAAGCGAAGACATCCAGCGACCGCGGCCACCCGCACTGCATGGCGGCCCACGGAGTTCTGGCCATGGCGCTGGCACGGTCCGGCCGAGCCGACGAGGCGGTGCGCGCGCTGTGCGAACTGCCGCGGCCGACCAACGGTCAGAGCACCGAGGCGTTCGTCGAGGCGCTGCTCGGTACCGCCCTGGCGCTGCGGGACCCGGTGCGCGGCGCCGAAGTCCTGCGCCTGGCCGAACGGGCGGCCGAGACGGTGTGGCCCCGGACCGATCGCGTACCGGTGCTGGTGACGGTCGCCGAGGCATGGGCGGCTGCCGGTTCTCCCGACGACGCGAGTCGCCTGTACGACTTCGTGACCGAGCTCTCCCGACGCCGCGCGGGCGACCCGGGGAACCTCCCCGCCGTCGCCGCTCAGGCACTGCGCGGGGCCCGCCCGGGCGACGCCGAAGCCCTGGCCTCGCTGGCCGCGGCGGCACTGGACGGACGGGCACAGCCACGTGATGTGTGGCAGCTGCAGGACGTGGCACGCGGACTCGCGGCGACGGGCGGACTGGCCGAGGCCCAGCGGCTCGTGGGGTCCATGGTGTTGGCTCCCGATCCCGTGCAGATCCGGGCCCGGCGCGATCTCTGGCTGGACATCGTCATCGGGTGGGCGCGCGCGGGCCGGGCGGCGCAGGCGTGGAAGGCGATCCAGGAGGGAGCACAACGGGGGTACGTCACCAGCGGGCGCGGCACCGTCGGGCACGCCGTGCGGCTCCTCGCGGCCGCCGGTCACGCCGACGACCTTGAGGAACTCCTCCTGCACAGCGGGGACTTCGACGAACGGGAGGTGATGGCCGAGGCGTACGCCGCGCTCGCCGCGCACGTCGCCGCCGACCACCCCGAACGGTCGCTGCGCCTGCTCCGGCACGCGGAGCACGGGGACCGCACGTCGGGGACCAGCACCTCCATCGCGCGCGACGTCGGCCTGGGCACTTTCGCCGGCGCGCTCGCCGCGATCGGGCGACCCGATGACGCCGAGCGGCTCCTGGAGGCGGTCGGTCTGCCGATGATGCGCTCCTGGGGATGTGCCGTGGCCTCCCTGGCCCTGGTCCGTGCGGACCGGGACCGGGCTGTGCGCTTCGCGGAACGGGCGTACGACCTCGCCTTCGCGCCTGACTTCCTCCAGATGTCGCAGACCGTCATGGTCACCGCCCTTCAGGCCATGGCGGGAGTGGGGGCGGCCGAGCGGGTCCTCGAGGTCGTCGAGAAGCTCCCGAAGTCGGGAGCCGTGCTCGAAGCGGGCAACCGCGACGACGTGTGGGCAGCAGTGGTCGAAGGACTGTGGCCGCATGCCCGGGGACCGGCCCGGCGATGGCTGGACAGTGTCCTGCCGGACCTGCGCGACGCGACTGTGTTCCGCCTCGTCCGGATCCTCGTCGCCGTGGGCCGCCACGACCCCGAGCTCGGCGCCCGCATCGGACGGCTCCTGCGGGACCGGGCCGCGGACCGCAGCCGCCGCGAGGAGCTCGAGGACCACGACCAGGCGATGCTCACGCTGGCGGTGCTGGCCGACGATCCGGCCGCCGCACACGACCTGGACACCATGGCGCACAGGCACGGTGAGTGGCCCGCGCCCACCCGGGTGACGGCCGTCCTGGCGCTGGGCCACGCCGCACTCGGCGACCACGAGACGGCCCGGAGCATCGCCCTGCGCCCGAGGAGCGACAGGGAACGGGCGGAGGCATGCGCGCACCTCGCCGCCTATACCGCGTGTGTGCACGACGAAGTGACGGCCGGTCCGTTCATCGGCGGCCCCTTGCTCGTCCCACCGGCCGCCCGTCGCCTCGCCGCCCTGCTCCTCCCGCCCCCGTCCGGCCCGGACATCCCCCGCGCCCGGGCCCTCCTCGCCGAAGCCCTCATCCCCGAGGGCTGGGACGAAGCCGCCCCGGTCCTCGCCGCGCTCGATCCGGCCGCCGTACTGCGCGCACGGAACGTGCTCTTCGCCCACCTGGGACTCGGAAACTGA
- a CDS encoding GH1 family beta-glucosidase: MPDSENPATAVTFPPAFLWGAATSAYQIEGAVREDGRTPSIWDTFSHTPGKTAGGDTGDIAVDHYHRYREDVALMAELGLGAYRFSVSWSRVQPTGRGPAVQKGLDFYRRLVDELLSKGIKPAVTLYHWDLPQELEDAGGWPERDTAYRFAEYAQIVGEALGDRVEQWMTLNEPWCSAFLGYASGVHAPGRTDPAASLRAAHHLNLAHGLGASALRSVMPARNSVAISLNSSVVRPLSQSPADLAAAWRIDDLANGVFHGPILHGAYPESLYEATAELTDWDYVLDGDLALINQPLDALGLNYYTPALVSAADPSAKGPRADGHGSSAHSPWPAADDVAFHQTPGDRTEMGWTIDPTGLHELIMRYTREAPGLPLYITENGAAYDDKIDSDGRVHDPERVAYLHGHLSAVRRAIADGADVRGYFLWSLLDNFEWSYGYGKRFGAVYVDYATLERTPKSSAHWYGRAARTGTLPEVEAV; the protein is encoded by the coding sequence ATGCCTGACTCCGAGAACCCGGCCACTGCGGTGACCTTCCCTCCCGCCTTCCTCTGGGGCGCGGCGACCTCCGCGTACCAGATCGAGGGTGCGGTGCGGGAGGACGGCCGCACGCCGTCGATCTGGGACACCTTCAGCCATACGCCGGGCAAGACGGCCGGCGGCGACACCGGTGACATCGCTGTCGACCACTACCACCGCTACCGCGAGGACGTGGCGCTGATGGCGGAGCTGGGCCTGGGCGCCTACCGCTTCTCCGTCTCGTGGTCGCGGGTGCAGCCGACCGGCCGGGGCCCTGCCGTGCAGAAGGGCCTGGACTTCTACCGCCGGCTGGTCGACGAGCTGCTGTCCAAGGGCATCAAGCCGGCCGTCACGCTCTACCACTGGGATCTGCCGCAGGAGCTGGAGGACGCGGGCGGCTGGCCGGAGCGTGACACGGCGTACCGTTTCGCGGAGTACGCGCAGATCGTCGGCGAGGCGCTGGGCGACCGGGTCGAGCAGTGGATGACGCTCAACGAGCCGTGGTGCAGCGCGTTCCTGGGGTATGCCTCCGGGGTGCACGCCCCGGGCCGGACGGACCCGGCGGCGTCGCTGCGTGCAGCGCACCATCTGAACCTGGCGCACGGGCTGGGCGCGTCCGCGCTGCGGTCGGTGATGCCAGCCCGCAACTCTGTCGCGATCAGCCTCAACTCCTCCGTGGTCAGGCCGCTTTCGCAGAGCCCGGCGGACCTGGCGGCGGCCTGGAGGATCGACGACCTGGCCAACGGCGTCTTCCACGGCCCGATCCTGCACGGCGCGTACCCGGAGTCGCTGTACGAGGCGACGGCGGAGCTCACGGACTGGGACTACGTCCTCGACGGCGACCTGGCGCTGATCAACCAGCCGCTGGACGCGCTGGGCCTCAACTACTACACGCCCGCGCTGGTCTCGGCGGCCGACCCCTCGGCGAAGGGACCGCGCGCCGACGGCCACGGCTCCAGCGCCCACTCCCCCTGGCCGGCCGCGGACGACGTCGCCTTCCACCAGACGCCCGGCGACCGCACGGAGATGGGCTGGACGATCGACCCGACCGGCCTGCACGAGCTGATCATGCGCTACACCCGGGAGGCACCGGGCCTGCCGCTGTACATCACCGAGAACGGCGCGGCCTACGACGACAAGATCGACTCGGACGGCCGGGTGCACGATCCGGAGCGCGTCGCCTACCTGCACGGCCACCTGTCGGCGGTCCGCCGCGCGATCGCCGACGGCGCGGACGTCCGCGGCTACTTCCTGTGGTCACTGCTCGACAACTTCGAGTGGTCGTACGGCTACGGCAAGCGCTTCGGCGCGGTGTACGTGGACTACGCGACGCTCGAACGCACCCCGAAGTCCAGCGCCCACTGGTACGGCCGGGCGGCCCGGACGGGCACGCTGCCGGAGGTGGAGGCGGTCTAG
- a CDS encoding trypco2 family protein: protein MIELADMVRELRKQLTAALTDGDGEILRFELGPVEVEASIAVTREAGGDAKVRLWVVDAGANGKYAQAETQRVTLTLTPRAVAADGGVPQTVLIAGDEVDGER from the coding sequence GTGATCGAACTGGCCGACATGGTCCGGGAGTTGCGAAAGCAGCTGACCGCCGCCCTGACCGACGGGGACGGGGAGATCCTGCGCTTCGAGCTGGGGCCCGTGGAGGTCGAGGCGTCCATCGCCGTCACGCGCGAGGCGGGCGGGGACGCCAAGGTCCGGCTGTGGGTCGTCGACGCCGGGGCGAACGGCAAGTACGCGCAGGCCGAGACCCAGCGGGTCACGCTCACCCTCACCCCCAGAGCCGTAGCGGCGGACGGGGGCGTGCCGCAGACCGTGCTGATCGCGGGCGACGAGGTTGACGGCGAACGCTGA
- a CDS encoding LacI family DNA-binding transcriptional regulator encodes MASHGARGRSGGRPTLEEVAARAGVGRGTVSRVINGSPRVSDATRAAVEAAVAELGYVPNTAARALAANRTDAIALVVPEPETRFFSEPYFSDILKGVGAELSDTEMQLLLIFAGGDRERRRLAQYLAAHRVDGVLLVSVHADDPLPDLLAQLDIPAVISGPRSAAETLPSVDSDNYGGARQAVEHLLSRGRRRVAHITGRLDVYGAQRRIEGYRDALSDAGHEVDEALIEPGDFTEEGGSRAMAALLERRPDLNAVFAASDVTAAGARQALREAGRRIPDDVALVGYDDSAIARHMEPPLTSVRQPIEVMGRRMIDLLLTEVADRRPLASRGLDRRQVVLATELVPRASS; translated from the coding sequence ATGGCAAGCCACGGAGCGCGGGGCCGAAGCGGTGGCCGGCCCACCCTCGAAGAGGTGGCGGCGCGCGCCGGTGTCGGCCGCGGCACGGTGTCCCGGGTGATCAACGGCTCGCCCCGGGTCAGCGACGCGACCCGGGCGGCCGTCGAGGCTGCGGTCGCCGAGCTCGGCTACGTCCCGAACACCGCGGCCCGCGCCCTGGCCGCCAACCGCACGGACGCGATCGCGCTGGTCGTGCCCGAGCCGGAGACCCGGTTCTTCTCGGAGCCGTACTTCTCGGACATTCTGAAGGGCGTCGGGGCGGAGCTGTCCGACACGGAGATGCAGCTGCTGCTGATCTTCGCGGGCGGCGACCGCGAACGCCGCCGCCTCGCCCAGTACCTGGCCGCCCATCGGGTGGACGGCGTTCTGCTGGTCTCGGTCCACGCGGACGATCCACTGCCCGACCTGCTGGCCCAGCTGGACATCCCGGCGGTGATCAGCGGCCCGCGATCGGCGGCGGAGACACTGCCGTCGGTCGACTCGGACAACTACGGCGGCGCCCGCCAGGCCGTCGAGCACCTGCTGTCCCGCGGCCGCCGCCGGGTGGCCCACATCACCGGCCGCCTCGACGTCTACGGCGCCCAGCGCCGCATCGAGGGCTACCGCGACGCCCTGAGCGACGCGGGCCACGAGGTGGACGAGGCGCTGATCGAGCCGGGCGACTTCACGGAGGAGGGCGGCAGCCGTGCCATGGCGGCACTGCTGGAGCGCCGTCCCGACCTGAACGCGGTCTTCGCCGCCTCCGACGTCACCGCGGCCGGCGCCCGTCAGGCGCTGCGCGAGGCGGGGCGCCGCATCCCCGACGACGTGGCGCTCGTCGGCTACGACGACTCCGCCATCGCCCGCCACATGGAGCCGCCCCTCACCAGCGTCCGCCAGCCCATCGAGGTGATGGGCCGGCGGATGATAGACCTCCTCCTCACCGAGGTCGCCGACCGCCGCCCCCTGGCGTCCCGAGGGCTGGACCGACGGCAGGTCGTCCTGGCCACGGAACTGGTGCCCCGAGCGTCGTCGTGA
- a CDS encoding carbohydrate ABC transporter permease, with the protein MATRHDTAAPPAKEGGAAPGRPPADAVPEQERRRRARLSRRWQRDVRWSPYAFVSPFFLLFVAFGLFPLVYTGWASLHQVELTAPTDMNWVGLRNYTRIFDDDFFWNAAKNTLTIGIISTVPQLLMAMGIAHILNYKLRASTFYRVAMLAPYATSIAAASLVFVLLFGRDYGMINWALDFVGVDPVDWQGDKWPSQIAVSSIIIWRWTGYNALIYLAAMQAIPQDLYESAALDGANRWQQFFHVTLPSLRPTILFTVVVSTIGASQVFGEPLLFDANKGASGGAEHQFQTLGLYLYEQGWVNQHLGRASAIAWTMFLILIVIGIVNYVISRRLRASS; encoded by the coding sequence ATGGCCACCCGCCACGACACCGCCGCGCCCCCCGCCAAGGAGGGGGGCGCGGCCCCGGGCCGCCCGCCCGCTGACGCCGTCCCCGAGCAGGAGCGGCGACGACGTGCCCGGCTGTCCCGCCGCTGGCAGCGGGATGTGCGCTGGAGCCCCTACGCCTTCGTCTCCCCGTTCTTCCTGCTGTTCGTCGCCTTCGGCCTGTTCCCGCTGGTCTACACGGGCTGGGCCTCGCTGCACCAGGTGGAGCTGACGGCGCCCACCGACATGAACTGGGTGGGGCTGCGCAACTACACCCGGATCTTCGACGACGACTTCTTCTGGAACGCGGCGAAGAACACCCTGACCATCGGCATCATCTCCACCGTTCCACAGCTGCTGATGGCGATGGGCATCGCCCACATCCTCAACTACAAGCTGCGGGCCTCGACCTTCTACCGGGTCGCGATGCTCGCGCCGTACGCCACGTCGATCGCCGCCGCCTCCCTGGTGTTCGTGCTGCTCTTCGGCCGTGACTACGGCATGATCAACTGGGCGCTGGACTTCGTCGGGGTCGACCCGGTCGACTGGCAGGGCGACAAGTGGCCCTCGCAGATCGCCGTCTCGTCGATCATCATCTGGCGCTGGACCGGCTACAACGCGCTGATCTACCTGGCCGCGATGCAGGCGATCCCGCAGGACCTGTACGAGTCGGCGGCCCTGGACGGGGCCAACCGCTGGCAGCAGTTCTTCCACGTGACACTGCCGTCGCTGCGTCCGACCATCCTGTTCACCGTGGTCGTGTCGACGATCGGGGCGAGCCAGGTCTTCGGCGAGCCGCTGCTGTTCGACGCCAACAAGGGCGCCTCCGGCGGCGCGGAGCACCAGTTCCAGACGCTCGGCCTGTACCTGTACGAGCAGGGCTGGGTCAACCAGCACCTGGGCCGTGCCTCGGCGATCGCCTGGACGATGTTCCTGATCCTGATCGTCATCGGCATCGTCAACTACGTCATCTCGCGCCGGCTGCGCGCCAGTAGTTAG